Proteins encoded in a region of the Mycobacterium branderi genome:
- a CDS encoding SagB family peptide dehydrogenase, whose protein sequence is MSTVSYPDQTTYAFRSGVTCLTTPAGAVLLNPPRSEKLTRLSPGQLHALKTLNLGPTTISELSDSNDVVALVDQLTAGGWLTITVRDGVRELYSILPFGQPAARPESSPPDSILSKFAVLHRDSGGFALEHPLGWCDLRIHDPSLLTLLDGPVPTDPRVPAAVAAQFVDDLHWCGFRRPAGEEDASFESLAWSTPDLWFHRRSTLGERTVTWEHFGPTKWAKDRFPQPSARRPNYPGQPIALFVPDLTAKRTEDPTLTTVLEDRVSTRTFDDTSPITVEQLGELLYRTARTRRTQLVGPGEELLSRPYPSGGGLYELELYPVVRNVGGLEPGMYHYDSFDHVLRPVAGAESNAVSRLVKPASATLTGGAEPQVLVAMAARSGRIMWTYEQIGYAAILKDVGVLMQTIYLAATAMGLGACAQGFGDTAAFVAATGVDERQECNVGSIIVGSVA, encoded by the coding sequence TTGTCCACCGTCAGCTACCCCGATCAGACCACCTACGCATTTCGGTCCGGCGTCACCTGCCTGACCACACCCGCGGGCGCGGTGCTGCTGAATCCTCCCCGCAGCGAAAAGCTGACCCGACTGAGCCCGGGGCAGCTGCACGCACTCAAGACGCTCAACCTCGGCCCGACAACCATTTCCGAACTGTCGGACAGCAACGACGTCGTCGCACTGGTAGATCAGCTCACTGCCGGCGGCTGGCTGACCATTACGGTGCGCGACGGCGTACGCGAGCTGTACTCCATACTGCCGTTCGGCCAGCCCGCAGCACGCCCGGAGTCATCGCCGCCGGATAGCATCCTGTCGAAATTCGCTGTCCTGCACCGGGATTCAGGCGGATTTGCGCTCGAGCATCCGCTCGGGTGGTGCGATCTACGGATCCACGATCCGAGTCTGCTCACGCTGCTGGACGGGCCGGTGCCGACCGACCCCCGGGTACCGGCTGCCGTCGCCGCCCAGTTCGTCGACGACCTGCACTGGTGTGGCTTCCGGCGACCGGCCGGCGAGGAAGACGCCAGCTTCGAGTCGCTGGCCTGGAGCACACCGGATCTGTGGTTTCACCGCCGCAGCACGCTCGGTGAGCGCACTGTCACCTGGGAGCATTTCGGACCTACCAAGTGGGCCAAGGACCGATTCCCGCAACCCTCGGCGCGCCGGCCGAACTATCCCGGCCAACCGATCGCCCTGTTCGTCCCCGACCTCACGGCCAAACGAACCGAAGACCCGACGCTGACAACCGTTCTCGAAGACCGTGTTTCGACCAGAACTTTCGACGACACCAGTCCCATCACCGTCGAACAACTCGGCGAGTTGTTGTACCGCACAGCACGCACCAGGCGAACCCAGCTCGTCGGCCCGGGCGAGGAACTGCTGTCGCGGCCCTACCCGTCCGGCGGCGGTCTCTACGAACTCGAGCTGTACCCGGTGGTGCGCAACGTCGGCGGACTGGAGCCGGGCATGTACCACTACGACTCGTTCGACCACGTGCTGCGGCCGGTGGCCGGCGCGGAGTCAAATGCGGTGTCCCGCCTGGTCAAACCGGCTTCGGCGACGTTGACCGGCGGCGCCGAGCCGCAGGTACTCGTCGCGATGGCGGCACGGAGCGGCCGCATCATGTGGACTTACGAGCAGATCGGCTATGCCGCCATCCTGAAAGACGTCGGTGTCCTGATGCAGACAATCTATTTGGCGGCAACCGCGATGGGCCTGGGCGCGTGCGCCCAGGGATTCGGCGATACCGCCGCGTTCGTCGCCGCCACGGGAGTCGACGAACGCCAGGAATGCAACGTCGGCAGCATCATCGTCGGCTCAGTTGCCTGA
- a CDS encoding non-ribosomal peptide synthetase, producing the protein MISKDEIRATVAAQLDCAPADVADHDDLIQLGLNSIRMMALAGGWRKRGADITFAQLAANPTVDSWHDLLMEGMAGAAQPVPNQPVASEDAPFPLATMQHAYWIGRSDEQQLGGVAAHLYVEFDGGAVNPAQLDKAVANLVAIHPMLRTRFLPDGTQQTMPRPGRPVFSAVDLRGQSPEAVDAALTQLRDRKTHQRLAIAEGQVIDVTLTICDQGRTRLHLDIDMLAGDAMSYRVLVSDLAELYRGAAVRAPGYTYRRYRTERTVDGAARERDRHWWQQQIAQLPAAPELPTVATASHRTVRYAHWLGPESKQRLLAGAHRRGVTPAMAVAALFADTIGGWSAQSRFLLNVPLFHRDSVHPDIDRVVGDFTSSVMLDVDVTENMSVTDRARDIQRRMYESAAHAAYSGLDVLRDLGRYRGEPVLAPVVFTSALDLGELFADTVVDTFGEPVWIVSQGPQVLLDAQITELQDGLLLNWDVREAAFPPGLIDAMFARFTRAVERLADSDAGWDAEAAVRLPSDQAKIRAAVNATDGPVSARCLHEAFFDYAAATPEAPAVVWGLGEDAGAWSYRQLAERSLAVAGALRARGVRRGDAVAVQLPKGRDQILAVLGVLAAGATYVPIGFDQPIARRAKILQTADVVAAITAETVQMDSVPCMSIEAAANHSAPLPAPVLPDPDDIAYVIFTSGSTGLPKGVDVRHSGAMNTIDAVNAWFGVGSADRVLALSALEFDASVYDMFGMFSVGGSLVAVDAEQRAAATTWVELLRRHRVSILNCVPSMLDMILELGGDQHGDSLRAVTLGGDWVGADLARRLARQVPGCRFAGLGGATETSIHHTICEVVGEPPPQWATVPFGIPLRNVRCRVVAPSGRDCPDWVTGELWVGGANVAAGYRNDPQRTAERFVEHGGVRWYKTGDMARYWPDGTIEFLGRADNQVQIRGYRVELGEVESALRTVPGVRHAVAAVVGDAAPTLVAAISGNPTGDVSAAVSDLLPGYMVPKRIVAFDQMPLTANGKLDRNAVTRLLEPGTTDTANGAPGNDVEAALAAIVAEVLGVDSVGVHHDFFAMGGDSVLATTVIARLRDWLEIDHAVVADLFAARTVAGLAERLGQREAGRGTPDRLAVIARAYLEVAALTDEEVLAQE; encoded by the coding sequence ATGATCAGCAAGGACGAGATCAGGGCGACGGTGGCGGCCCAACTCGATTGCGCCCCAGCAGATGTGGCCGACCACGACGACCTCATCCAACTGGGACTCAACTCGATCCGGATGATGGCGCTCGCGGGAGGCTGGCGCAAACGCGGGGCCGACATCACCTTCGCCCAACTCGCGGCCAACCCCACCGTCGACTCGTGGCACGACCTGCTGATGGAGGGAATGGCCGGCGCGGCACAGCCGGTTCCCAACCAGCCCGTCGCCTCCGAGGACGCCCCCTTCCCGTTGGCAACCATGCAGCACGCGTATTGGATCGGACGTTCCGACGAGCAGCAACTCGGCGGGGTAGCGGCCCACCTCTACGTCGAATTCGACGGCGGCGCAGTGAACCCCGCGCAACTGGACAAAGCGGTGGCGAACCTCGTCGCCATTCATCCGATGCTTCGCACCCGGTTCCTCCCGGATGGGACGCAGCAGACCATGCCCAGGCCGGGGCGGCCGGTGTTCAGCGCCGTCGACCTGCGCGGGCAGAGCCCCGAGGCGGTGGACGCCGCGCTCACCCAATTGCGCGACCGGAAAACCCACCAGCGCTTGGCAATTGCAGAAGGACAGGTTATCGACGTCACGTTGACCATCTGTGACCAGGGCCGCACCCGCCTGCATCTGGACATCGACATGCTGGCCGGTGACGCCATGAGCTACCGGGTGCTGGTTTCCGACCTGGCCGAGCTATACCGGGGCGCAGCGGTGCGGGCGCCCGGCTACACCTACCGGCGGTACCGCACCGAGCGCACCGTTGACGGCGCCGCACGTGAGCGTGATCGGCACTGGTGGCAGCAGCAGATAGCTCAGCTGCCCGCTGCACCCGAACTTCCCACCGTCGCCACGGCATCGCATCGCACCGTCCGATACGCGCACTGGTTGGGGCCGGAGTCAAAGCAGCGGCTACTTGCCGGTGCGCATCGCCGCGGCGTCACACCAGCGATGGCCGTCGCGGCGTTGTTTGCCGACACCATCGGCGGCTGGTCGGCGCAGAGCAGGTTCCTGCTGAATGTGCCGTTGTTCCATCGCGACTCGGTGCACCCCGACATCGACCGGGTGGTGGGCGACTTCACCTCGTCGGTCATGCTCGACGTCGACGTCACCGAGAACATGTCGGTCACCGACCGCGCCCGCGACATTCAGCGCCGGATGTACGAAAGTGCTGCCCACGCCGCCTATTCCGGGCTTGACGTGCTGCGTGATCTGGGACGATACCGCGGTGAGCCGGTGCTGGCGCCCGTCGTGTTCACCAGTGCGCTCGACCTCGGGGAGTTGTTCGCCGACACCGTCGTCGACACGTTCGGTGAGCCGGTGTGGATTGTCTCGCAGGGCCCCCAGGTATTGCTCGACGCTCAAATCACCGAACTGCAGGACGGATTGCTGCTCAACTGGGACGTGCGCGAGGCGGCGTTTCCGCCGGGGCTGATCGACGCCATGTTCGCCAGATTCACCCGCGCCGTCGAGCGCCTTGCCGATAGCGATGCGGGGTGGGACGCCGAGGCGGCGGTGCGGTTGCCGAGCGACCAGGCGAAGATACGCGCGGCGGTCAACGCGACCGACGGCCCAGTCAGCGCCAGGTGCCTGCACGAGGCCTTCTTCGACTATGCCGCCGCCACCCCGGAGGCGCCCGCGGTGGTGTGGGGACTCGGCGAGGACGCGGGCGCATGGAGTTACCGGCAACTGGCAGAACGTTCACTGGCGGTCGCGGGCGCATTGCGTGCCCGAGGTGTGCGTCGCGGTGACGCCGTCGCCGTCCAACTCCCCAAGGGACGCGACCAAATACTGGCCGTGCTCGGGGTACTCGCGGCCGGGGCAACATATGTGCCGATCGGATTCGATCAGCCAATTGCGCGGCGCGCCAAGATCCTTCAGACAGCCGACGTCGTCGCGGCAATCACCGCCGAGACCGTCCAGATGGACTCGGTTCCCTGTATGTCCATCGAGGCCGCGGCCAACCACTCCGCACCGCTGCCGGCGCCCGTCTTACCCGACCCTGACGACATCGCCTACGTGATCTTCACCTCCGGCTCGACGGGGCTGCCCAAGGGCGTCGATGTGCGCCACAGCGGCGCGATGAACACGATCGACGCCGTCAACGCGTGGTTCGGCGTCGGCAGCGCCGACCGGGTGCTTGCATTGTCCGCGCTGGAGTTCGATGCGTCCGTCTACGACATGTTCGGCATGTTCTCCGTGGGCGGCTCGCTGGTAGCGGTCGACGCCGAACAGCGTGCCGCGGCCACCACCTGGGTGGAATTGCTTCGCCGGCATCGGGTTTCGATTCTCAACTGCGTGCCAAGCATGCTCGACATGATCTTGGAGCTCGGCGGCGATCAGCACGGCGACTCGTTGCGGGCAGTCACCCTCGGCGGTGACTGGGTCGGCGCCGACCTTGCGCGCAGACTCGCCCGGCAAGTGCCGGGATGCCGGTTCGCCGGACTGGGCGGTGCGACCGAGACATCCATCCACCACACCATCTGCGAGGTCGTCGGCGAACCACCACCGCAGTGGGCGACGGTGCCGTTCGGCATTCCGTTGCGCAATGTGCGGTGCCGGGTCGTCGCGCCGTCGGGCCGCGACTGCCCCGACTGGGTAACCGGCGAACTGTGGGTGGGCGGCGCGAATGTCGCGGCGGGCTACCGCAACGACCCGCAGCGCACCGCGGAGCGCTTCGTCGAGCATGGCGGTGTTCGCTGGTACAAAACCGGTGACATGGCCAGGTATTGGCCGGACGGCACCATCGAGTTCCTGGGCCGGGCCGACAACCAGGTCCAGATTCGCGGCTACCGCGTCGAACTCGGCGAAGTGGAGAGCGCGTTGCGCACGGTGCCCGGAGTGCGCCACGCCGTCGCTGCGGTGGTCGGTGACGCCGCACCGACACTGGTCGCCGCGATTTCCGGCAATCCGACCGGCGATGTCTCCGCGGCTGTGTCGGATCTGCTGCCGGGCTACATGGTTCCCAAGCGCATCGTGGCATTCGACCAAATGCCGTTGACGGCCAACGGAAAGCTGGACCGCAACGCGGTGACCAGGCTGCTCGAACCGGGAACCACCGACACCGCAAACGGTGCGCCAGGTAACGACGTCGAAGCGGCGCTCGCCGCGATTGTCGCGGAGGTACTGGGCGTGGATTCGGTTGGGGTACACCATGATTTCTTCGCCATGGGCGGTGATTCGGTGCTGGCCACCACCGTGATCGCCCGGCTGCGCGACTGGCTGGAAATCGATCATGCGGTGGTGGCCGATCTCTTTGCCGCGCGAACCGTCGCAGGGTTGGCCGAGCGGCTGGGCCAGCGGGAGGCTGGGCGCGGTACGCCGGATCGCCTGGCGGTGATCGCGCGTGCCTACCTCGAGGTTGCGGCGTTGACCGACGAAGAGGTTCTCGCGCAGGAGTAG
- a CDS encoding non-ribosomal peptide synthetase, protein MARAVVSSAPPQIEDVLALTPLQEGLFALYRLAEDRVDLYSMQFVVDIDGPVDVELLRRSAQAMLDRHPNLRAAFWDRGVEKPVQIVPAEAQLPWSERIAAPTEFESIARSERRRRFDLSRGPALRVLLLRVPGETRRRMIFTAHHIVVDGWALAVFFTEMLAVYRAGGSLEALPPARPYRDYIVWLAGQDKAAAFDTWREYLQRVSGPLMVADTSVVAGERIPEKASLLLPAADTTRLRQWASSSGITLGTAVLFAWAVVLGRITDRRDVVFGTIVSGRPENLTGVESMVGLFINAVPVVHQVSDTESVVGQCFRLQRELSTMRDIGYFSLSELQRAHGHPNLFDSMFVFENAPIEDAIKTVTEPDGARFTPVEMESLTHYPLTVVSHLSGDALMVVVEAIPEALPHLPAAELGERLLAVLRQLPDIGERTPDALDILTAAERHVAARPAPAVERATVWEIFEQQVRATPEADALSTASGERYTYSDLHGQACRLAGELAAHGVGPETVVALALPRSPRYIVAILAVLAAGGAYLPVDVTLPETRIESIVAQANPITAIAEAGCHKLLPAGLPSLLLDDHAVAERVSRRAAVGPAAARHPEHSAYVIFTSGSTGEPKGVVGTNIALLNYFADHRERVYRPALEQLGRPLRIAHAWSFSFDASWQPMVGLLDGHALHLFDADEMRDADRLVRGLAAHRIDMIDTTPSMFVQLRAAGLSDAPLSVLALGGEAIDTALWDQLRALSPTAVYNCYGPTEATVEAVVAPVQDYSAPTIGTPNAGTVGYVLDSALRMVPAGVIGELYLSGAQLARGYAGRPGLTAGRFVADPLRPGQRMYRTGDLVRRLPHGGYAYVGRSDTQVKIRGYRVEVGEIEAALRARPEVHDAAVAVQRRGGGAQLVGFVVWHENTAGDPVLLRARLTELLPLYMVPARIVELPALPVNSNGKLDGHALDRLAEEALSGAGDGALSATTTTERLLCEVFEEQLGGTAPHIDDDFFSLGLDSIVAISLVHKIQRRGLTVSPRMVFAFPSIRQLAAAIDDGIGYPAAAESAEYGEVPPLPMVSWLYEYGNYRRFTHTVLLRLPDDIDESSIRSMLQLLLDGHDTLRSILHDTPDGPRLVTREPGVISAADVLTRVELPADAEFLGAITHYARQANDQIDPRRGAMLRAVWLHGTDRAPVLLISAHHLVVDVVSWHVMLGNLAEAWRAVQAGAAPKALPEFTSYRRWSELMWRRAATAEVAAQRDYWAGQVRDPDPALGVRHPDPNRDTWSTLRVTPVITPVETTERALIRADRVREFLLTVTAMAVASWRRVRGQDPSSGTLLALESHGRADAILDTDTTNTAGWFTTAFPVRLGSGRCAVDVEQAESDPGAARALYDSVAAHLTVIPYEGLDYGLLRYVERVPELQEAAEPQIQFGYLGRLDLSGVSDQPWSLLTEPYIGALPIDPEPDLPLRFALNISTLVGTTGQGSQLITNLRWSNALFDASDIDLLAGFWRRGIEALTVGLESTP, encoded by the coding sequence ATGGCAAGAGCAGTCGTGAGCAGCGCTCCGCCGCAGATCGAGGACGTGCTGGCGCTCACGCCGCTGCAGGAAGGGCTGTTTGCGCTGTACCGGCTGGCCGAGGACAGGGTCGACCTCTACAGCATGCAGTTCGTGGTCGACATCGACGGGCCGGTCGACGTGGAGTTGCTGCGCCGCAGCGCGCAGGCCATGCTGGACCGGCATCCGAATCTGCGCGCCGCCTTCTGGGATCGCGGGGTGGAAAAACCGGTTCAGATCGTGCCCGCCGAGGCACAGTTGCCGTGGTCCGAACGCATTGCCGCGCCAACCGAATTCGAGTCCATCGCCCGATCGGAGCGGCGTCGCCGGTTTGATCTGAGCCGCGGCCCGGCATTGCGCGTCCTGCTGCTCCGCGTGCCCGGCGAGACCAGGCGACGGATGATCTTCACCGCGCACCACATCGTGGTGGACGGCTGGGCGCTGGCGGTGTTCTTCACCGAAATGCTCGCCGTGTACCGGGCCGGGGGATCGTTGGAGGCCCTGCCGCCGGCGCGTCCCTATCGCGACTACATCGTCTGGCTCGCCGGGCAGGACAAGGCGGCGGCATTCGATACGTGGCGAGAGTATTTGCAACGCGTGTCCGGGCCGCTGATGGTGGCTGACACCAGCGTCGTTGCCGGAGAGCGCATCCCGGAGAAGGCGTCACTGCTGCTGCCCGCCGCCGATACGACGCGGCTGCGGCAATGGGCAAGTAGTTCGGGGATCACGCTCGGCACCGCGGTCCTTTTCGCCTGGGCGGTCGTGCTCGGCAGGATCACCGACCGCCGCGACGTCGTGTTCGGCACCATCGTTTCCGGCCGCCCCGAGAACTTGACCGGTGTCGAAAGCATGGTCGGATTGTTCATCAACGCCGTGCCGGTCGTGCACCAGGTCAGCGACACCGAATCGGTGGTCGGGCAGTGCTTCCGGTTGCAGCGCGAGTTGTCGACGATGCGCGACATCGGCTACTTCAGCCTGTCGGAACTGCAACGCGCGCACGGCCATCCGAACCTGTTCGACAGCATGTTCGTGTTCGAGAACGCGCCCATCGAGGACGCCATCAAAACGGTGACCGAACCCGACGGCGCCCGCTTCACTCCGGTGGAGATGGAAAGCCTGACGCACTATCCCCTGACCGTCGTCTCGCACCTGAGCGGCGACGCGCTCATGGTGGTCGTAGAGGCGATTCCTGAAGCGCTGCCGCATCTTCCGGCCGCCGAGCTCGGCGAACGACTGCTTGCGGTGCTGCGTCAACTGCCCGATATCGGCGAGCGCACTCCCGACGCCCTGGACATCCTTACCGCAGCCGAGCGTCACGTCGCGGCGCGGCCGGCGCCGGCTGTAGAGCGCGCGACGGTCTGGGAGATTTTCGAACAGCAGGTGCGCGCGACCCCGGAGGCCGACGCGCTGAGCACCGCCAGCGGTGAGCGGTACACGTATTCGGACCTGCATGGACAAGCATGCCGGCTGGCGGGCGAGCTGGCCGCTCACGGCGTGGGACCGGAAACGGTGGTCGCGCTGGCGCTGCCGCGCTCGCCGCGATACATCGTCGCCATCCTGGCTGTGCTCGCCGCCGGTGGCGCCTACCTGCCGGTCGACGTCACCCTTCCCGAGACGCGCATTGAATCCATTGTGGCCCAGGCTAACCCGATCACGGCGATCGCCGAAGCCGGCTGCCACAAGCTGCTTCCCGCCGGGTTACCGTCGCTGCTTCTCGATGATCACGCCGTCGCCGAACGCGTTTCGCGCCGCGCCGCTGTCGGACCCGCCGCTGCTCGCCACCCCGAACACAGCGCATACGTCATCTTCACTTCCGGTTCCACCGGTGAACCCAAAGGCGTTGTCGGCACGAACATTGCGCTACTCAACTATTTCGCCGATCACCGGGAGCGCGTCTACCGGCCGGCCTTGGAGCAGCTTGGGCGCCCGCTGCGGATCGCACACGCCTGGTCGTTCAGCTTCGACGCCTCCTGGCAGCCCATGGTTGGCCTGCTGGACGGCCATGCGCTGCACCTGTTCGACGCCGACGAGATGCGCGACGCCGACCGACTGGTGCGTGGACTGGCCGCCCACCGCATCGACATGATCGACACCACGCCGTCGATGTTCGTCCAACTCCGTGCCGCAGGGTTATCGGACGCGCCGCTGTCAGTCCTTGCGCTGGGCGGCGAAGCGATCGACACCGCGCTGTGGGACCAACTGCGCGCGCTTTCGCCGACCGCGGTCTACAACTGCTACGGGCCCACTGAGGCGACGGTCGAGGCGGTGGTGGCGCCGGTCCAGGATTACTCCGCGCCGACGATCGGTACGCCGAACGCCGGAACCGTTGGCTACGTGTTGGATTCGGCATTGCGGATGGTGCCCGCTGGTGTCATCGGCGAGTTGTACCTGTCGGGCGCGCAGCTGGCCCGCGGGTATGCCGGCCGGCCGGGACTGACCGCGGGCCGTTTTGTGGCCGACCCCTTGCGTCCGGGACAACGCATGTATCGCACCGGTGATTTGGTCCGCCGGCTGCCGCACGGCGGCTACGCCTACGTCGGCCGCAGCGACACTCAGGTCAAGATCCGCGGCTACCGTGTCGAAGTCGGCGAGATCGAGGCTGCGCTGCGCGCCCGACCCGAGGTGCACGACGCGGCGGTTGCGGTGCAGCGGCGCGGCGGTGGTGCCCAACTGGTGGGCTTTGTGGTGTGGCATGAGAACACCGCAGGCGACCCGGTTCTGTTGCGGGCCAGGCTCACCGAGCTGTTGCCGCTGTACATGGTGCCGGCGCGGATCGTGGAACTGCCTGCGCTGCCGGTGAACAGTAACGGCAAACTCGACGGCCACGCGTTGGATCGGCTGGCTGAGGAAGCGCTTTCGGGCGCCGGCGACGGCGCGCTGTCGGCAACCACCACGACGGAACGGTTGCTGTGCGAAGTCTTCGAAGAACAGCTGGGCGGCACGGCACCACACATCGACGACGACTTCTTCTCGCTCGGGCTGGACAGCATCGTGGCTATCTCGTTGGTGCACAAGATTCAGCGGCGCGGTCTCACCGTGAGTCCACGGATGGTGTTTGCCTTCCCCTCGATTCGCCAACTCGCGGCCGCCATCGACGATGGCATTGGCTACCCCGCAGCCGCCGAAAGTGCCGAATACGGCGAAGTGCCGCCGTTGCCCATGGTGTCCTGGCTCTACGAGTACGGCAACTACCGCCGCTTCACCCATACAGTCTTGCTGAGGTTGCCCGACGACATCGACGAATCGTCGATCCGCTCGATGCTGCAGTTGCTACTCGACGGGCACGACACGTTGCGCTCGATCCTGCACGACACTCCAGACGGACCGCGGCTGGTCACCCGTGAGCCCGGTGTGATCAGCGCTGCCGACGTGCTGACCCGCGTCGAGCTGCCGGCCGACGCCGAATTTCTCGGCGCTATCACACATTACGCACGCCAAGCCAACGACCAGATCGATCCCCGTCGCGGCGCCATGCTGCGGGCGGTGTGGCTGCACGGCACCGATCGCGCGCCGGTACTGCTGATCAGTGCCCACCACTTGGTGGTCGACGTGGTCTCCTGGCACGTCATGCTGGGAAATCTCGCTGAGGCGTGGCGCGCCGTGCAAGCCGGTGCGGCACCGAAAGCGCTGCCGGAGTTCACCTCCTACCGGCGGTGGTCGGAACTGATGTGGCGGCGGGCCGCGACGGCGGAGGTAGCGGCGCAGCGCGACTACTGGGCTGGGCAGGTCCGCGACCCCGACCCCGCGCTGGGTGTACGCCATCCGGATCCCAACCGCGACACCTGGTCCACCCTGCGTGTGACCCCCGTGATCACTCCGGTCGAAACGACCGAGCGTGCGCTCATCCGCGCGGACCGTGTTCGCGAATTCCTGCTCACCGTCACCGCAATGGCCGTTGCGAGTTGGCGCCGCGTTAGGGGGCAGGACCCGTCGTCGGGCACGCTGCTTGCCCTGGAAAGCCACGGGAGAGCCGACGCCATCTTGGACACCGACACCACCAACACCGCCGGCTGGTTCACCACGGCGTTTCCGGTGCGCCTCGGATCGGGCAGGTGTGCGGTCGACGTCGAGCAAGCCGAAAGTGACCCGGGCGCTGCCCGAGCGCTCTACGATTCGGTGGCCGCGCATCTGACCGTAATCCCCTACGAAGGACTGGATTACGGGCTACTTCGCTACGTCGAGCGGGTCCCCGAATTGCAGGAGGCCGCCGAACCGCAGATCCAGTTCGGGTATCTGGGTCGGTTGGACCTCAGTGGTGTCAGCGATCAGCCGTGGTCATTGCTCACCGAGCCCTACATCGGCGCGCTTCCGATCGACCCCGAACCTGACCTGCCGCTGCGGTTCGCGCTGAACATCAGCACGCTGGTGGGAACCACCGGGCAAGGCTCGCAGCTGATCACCAACCTGCGCTGGAGCAATGCCCTTTTCGACGCTTCCGACATCGACCTGCTGGCAGGTTTCTGGCGGCGCGGCATCGAGGCGCTGACCGTCGGACTGGAGAGCACGCCATGA
- a CDS encoding sigma-70 family RNA polymerase sigma factor, whose protein sequence is MTASLAARFEAARPQLGALAYRMLGSVDDAEDAVQEAWLRLSRDGAADVENLDAWLTTVVARICLNTLRSRRARRAEELVAHVPDPVVDAVGEFDPEHQALLADAVGLALFVVLDTLPPAERLAFVLHDVFAVPFDQIAGIVDRSPEAARKLASRARRRIQDAAPDPDADLSAQHTVVDAFFAAGRAGDLDRLVAVLDPDVVLRGDFGPDQTRWVRGASAVAGLARSYAAPEREARAATVNGAAGAVIFVAGHPAAIMGFVVRGNRIAAIDVLADPARLARIDLSALSR, encoded by the coding sequence GTGACGGCCTCGCTGGCGGCACGATTCGAGGCGGCTCGTCCGCAGCTGGGCGCGCTCGCCTACCGCATGCTGGGCTCGGTCGACGACGCCGAGGATGCGGTGCAGGAGGCGTGGCTGCGGCTGAGCCGCGACGGGGCTGCTGACGTCGAGAACCTCGATGCGTGGCTGACCACCGTGGTGGCGCGGATCTGCCTGAACACGCTGCGCAGCCGGCGCGCCCGTCGGGCCGAGGAACTCGTCGCCCATGTTCCGGATCCGGTGGTCGACGCGGTCGGCGAATTCGATCCCGAACACCAGGCGCTGCTGGCCGACGCGGTCGGGCTGGCCCTGTTCGTGGTGCTGGACACGTTGCCGCCGGCCGAGCGGCTGGCGTTCGTGTTGCACGACGTCTTCGCGGTGCCGTTCGACCAGATCGCGGGGATCGTCGACCGGTCGCCGGAGGCGGCCCGCAAACTGGCCAGTCGCGCGCGGCGGCGCATCCAGGACGCCGCACCCGATCCGGACGCCGACCTGAGCGCTCAACACACGGTCGTCGACGCCTTTTTCGCGGCCGGGCGCGCCGGCGACCTCGACCGCTTGGTTGCGGTCCTGGATCCGGATGTGGTGCTGCGCGGCGACTTCGGCCCCGACCAAACCCGCTGGGTGCGAGGCGCGTCGGCGGTGGCCGGCCTGGCACGCAGTTACGCCGCCCCGGAGCGGGAAGCGCGCGCCGCCACCGTCAACGGCGCCGCCGGCGCGGTGATCTTCGTCGCCGGCCATCCGGCCGCGATCATGGGCTTCGTGGTACGCGGCAACCGCATCGCCGCGATCGACGTGCTGGCCGACCCCGCACGCCTCGCGCGGATCGACCTGAGCGCGCTGTCCCGCTAA
- a CDS encoding carboxymuconolactone decarboxylase family protein has product MPRLTGVSDRDAGLGARIAFFFTKRRFKQMTGLQTATMLEPLRMYAHIPKLLNAIGRLELAESKLDMLSARHRALAELKAATTVRCEYCIDLGSQIAREWGITDEELLALSDYKRAPCFSDVEKLILDYAAAMSRTPVEVTDELFDALRGYFDTPQLVALTHVINLGNFRARFNLALGIGSSGFSEGRVCALPDAASR; this is encoded by the coding sequence ATGCCACGACTTACCGGAGTCTCCGACCGCGACGCCGGGCTGGGCGCCCGGATCGCCTTCTTCTTCACCAAGCGTCGGTTCAAGCAGATGACTGGACTGCAAACCGCGACGATGCTCGAACCCCTTCGGATGTACGCCCACATCCCCAAGCTGCTCAACGCGATCGGGCGGCTGGAACTGGCGGAGTCGAAACTGGACATGCTCAGTGCCCGCCACCGCGCACTTGCCGAGCTCAAGGCGGCGACCACAGTGCGCTGCGAGTATTGCATCGACTTGGGTTCGCAGATCGCACGCGAGTGGGGCATCACCGACGAGGAATTGCTCGCGCTGTCCGACTACAAGAGGGCCCCGTGCTTCTCCGATGTCGAGAAGTTGATCCTCGACTACGCCGCGGCGATGAGCCGCACGCCCGTCGAGGTCACCGACGAGCTTTTCGACGCGTTGCGCGGATACTTCGACACCCCGCAACTCGTCGCCCTCACCCACGTCATCAACCTGGGCAACTTTCGGGCCCGGTTCAACCTGGCGCTCGGGATCGGGTCGTCCGGCTTTTCCGAGGGCCGAGTGTGTGCGCTGCCGGACGCGGCCAGCCGGTGA